The proteins below come from a single Pseudarthrobacter sp. SSS035 genomic window:
- a CDS encoding MmgE/PrpD family protein has protein sequence MVKLNHVRVYKSEENLPREDQLAHKIAVVAADAVEVTPEVTEMVINRVIDNASVAIASLNRGPIVAARAQALTHAPTTNGKGAGVFGITDRVSPEWAAWANGVAVRELDYHDTFLAADYSHPGDNIPPILAVGQHVGASGKDLIRGIATGYEIQVNLVKAICLHKHKIDHVAHLGPSAAAGIGTLLGLDVETIFQSVGQALHTTTATRQSRKGEISTWKAHAPAFAGKMAVEAVDRSMRGQTSPVPIYEGEDGVIAWMLDGPDASYEVPLPEAGEAKRAIMDTYTKEHSAEYQAQAWIDLARKLHAEHPEATDPANVASVLIKTSHHTHYVIGSGANDPQKYSPTASRETLDHSIPYIFTVALQDGSWHHVDSYSPERAGRADTVKLWNKVSTVEDPEWTRRYHSLDIAEKAFGGSVEITLNDGTVITDQIAVADAHPLGARPFARQQYINKFRSLAAGVVAEAEIERFLAAAESLPDLGPGELDQLNITAAPGVIDLAAAPNGLF, from the coding sequence ATGGTTAAGCTCAACCACGTCCGCGTCTACAAGAGCGAAGAGAACCTCCCCCGCGAAGACCAGCTGGCGCACAAGATCGCCGTCGTCGCCGCCGACGCCGTCGAGGTCACTCCCGAGGTCACCGAGATGGTCATCAACCGTGTCATCGACAACGCCTCCGTGGCCATCGCCTCCCTGAACCGCGGCCCGATCGTGGCTGCCCGCGCCCAGGCGCTGACCCACGCACCGACCACCAACGGCAAGGGAGCCGGCGTCTTCGGCATCACGGACCGGGTCTCCCCCGAGTGGGCAGCCTGGGCCAACGGTGTGGCCGTCCGCGAGCTTGACTACCATGACACGTTTCTGGCGGCTGACTACTCGCACCCGGGCGACAACATCCCGCCGATTCTCGCCGTGGGCCAGCATGTCGGCGCGAGCGGCAAGGACCTGATACGCGGCATTGCCACCGGCTATGAGATCCAGGTCAACCTGGTCAAGGCCATCTGCCTGCACAAGCACAAGATCGACCACGTGGCGCACCTCGGCCCGTCCGCCGCCGCCGGTATCGGCACGCTCCTGGGCCTGGACGTCGAGACGATCTTCCAGTCCGTCGGCCAGGCGCTGCACACCACCACCGCCACCCGGCAGTCCCGCAAGGGTGAGATCTCCACCTGGAAGGCCCACGCACCGGCGTTCGCGGGCAAGATGGCGGTGGAAGCCGTGGACCGCTCCATGCGCGGCCAGACCTCCCCCGTGCCGATCTACGAAGGCGAAGACGGCGTGATCGCCTGGATGCTGGACGGCCCGGACGCCTCCTACGAGGTCCCCCTCCCCGAGGCCGGCGAAGCCAAGCGGGCCATCATGGACACGTACACCAAGGAACACTCCGCCGAATACCAGGCCCAGGCCTGGATCGACCTTGCCCGCAAGCTCCACGCCGAGCACCCCGAGGCAACGGACCCGGCCAACGTGGCGTCGGTCCTGATCAAGACCAGCCACCACACGCACTACGTGATCGGTTCCGGCGCCAACGACCCGCAGAAATACAGCCCCACGGCCAGCCGGGAAACCCTGGACCACTCCATCCCGTACATCTTCACCGTGGCACTCCAGGACGGCTCCTGGCACCACGTTGACTCCTACAGTCCTGAGCGTGCCGGCCGCGCCGACACCGTGAAGCTGTGGAACAAGGTCAGCACCGTCGAAGACCCCGAATGGACCCGCCGCTACCACTCGCTGGACATCGCCGAGAAGGCCTTCGGCGGTTCCGTGGAAATCACCCTGAACGACGGCACGGTCATCACCGACCAGATCGCTGTAGCCGACGCCCACCCGCTCGGCGCCCGGCCGTTCGCCCGCCAGCAGTACATCAACAAGTTCCGCAGCCTGGCAGCCGGCGTGGTCGCCGAGGCGGAAATCGAGCGTTTCCTCGCGGCCGCCGAAAGCCTCCCGGACCTGGGCCCGGGCGAACTGGACCAGCTGAACATCACCGCCGCTCCGGGTGTCATCGACCTGGCCGCAGCCCCGAATGGACTGTTCTAA